A DNA window from Setaria viridis chromosome 2, Setaria_viridis_v4.0, whole genome shotgun sequence contains the following coding sequences:
- the LOC117845441 gene encoding uncharacterized protein isoform X4 encodes MALISAHCYPLLKPSLLTTPSSVSARTPVLRRVVRRGTRRPLQRCLCSQYADERQPPESPQQLERLFSNLNQATMKHEPGSVTSAIFLVAGTTVGAGILAIPAVTQEAGFLASAVTCIFCWLYMVVTGLLVAEVNVNTMCEIGSGGVSLLILFIYTLCTSCRIRGTLFRYHNKLIGWESATLFSLAFGGICYFGSQRLIGAVNGFLVVASGNLQWSSLLEANFAAAPQSIPIIALSFVYQNVVPVLCTNLEGNLSKVRTAIVAGTAIPLALFLVWDGVILGTLPGIAGNSNVSDPLELLRSSNGTVGPIVEAFSFLAIGTSYIGFILGLSDFLADLLKLPSGQNKPLPFLLTLLPPLVLSLLDPEIFFKALDFAGTYGVLVLFGVFPAAMSWSERYSDELEAPVPPIVPGGKFTLGVVMGGALLVIVSEIVKDIMQLQGLH; translated from the exons ATGGCGTTGATCTCTGCTCACTGCTACCCTCTACTGAAACCGTCGTTACTCACCACGCCTTCTTCGGTCTCCGCAAGGACACCGGTGCTCAGGCGAgtagtaagaagaggaacaaggaGGCCGCTGCAGCGATGCCTCTGTTCCCAGTACGCTGACGAACGGCAGCCGCCGGAATCGCCGCAGCAGCTGGAGCGCCTCTTCTCCAACCTCAACCAGGCGACCATGAAGCACGAGCCTG GGAGCGTCACCAGTGCCATCTTCCTTGTGGCCGGCACAACG GTTGGGGCAGGTATCCTCGCAATCCCTGCAGTCACACAAGAAGCTGGGTTCTTGGCCTCGGCAGTTACATGCATTTTCTGCTGGTTATACATG GTTGTGACAGGGCTGTTAGTTGCTGAAGTAAACGTCAATACCATGTGTGAGATAGGATCTGGAGGTGTTTCCCTG CTTATCCTATTTATTTATACATTATGCACTTCTTGTCGCATACGTGGCACGCTCTTCAGATATCATAACAAACTCATTGG ATGGGAGAGTGCTACCCTGTTTTCACTGGCTTTCGGGGGAATTTGTTACTTTGGAAG CCAGCGACTGATCGGTGCAGTAAATGGATTTCTG GTTGTGGCAAGTGGAAATCTACAGTGGAGTTCTCTTCTTGAAGCAAATTTTGCTGCTGCTCCACAAAGTATACCAATAATTGCCCTTTCATTTGTATACCAG AATGTAGTTCCTGTTCTCTGTACAAATTTGGAGGGAAACCTGTCAAAAGTACG AACAGCTATCGTAGCAGGTACTGCCATACCCCTGGCTCTGTTCCTAGTATGGGATGGTGTAATCCTGGGGACACTTCCAGGCATTGCAGGGAATAGCAATGTTTCTGATCCATTAGAACTACTGAGGTCAAGTAATGGGACAGTGGGG CCTATTGTTGAGGCATTCTCATTTCTCGCTATAGGCACATCATACATTGGATTTATTCTAGGACTCTCAGACTTCCTAGCGGACT TGCTTAAACTGCCAAGTGGCCAGAACAAACCGCTGCCATTCTTATTAACTCTGCTCCCTCCACTTGTTCTGTCCCTGCTTGATCCGGAGATATTTTTCAAAGCATTGGACTTTGCAGGAACTTATGGAG TTCTAGTACTCTTTGGAGTTTTTCCAGCAGCTATGTCTTGGTCAGAGAGATATTCAGATGAGTTGGAAGCTCCAGTACCCCCTATAGTCCCAGGAGGGAAATTTACTCTAGGAGTTGTTATGGGAGGTGCATTGCTTGTTATTGTTTCAGAGATAGTCAAGGATATAATGCAATTACAAGGACTACACTGA
- the LOC117845441 gene encoding uncharacterized protein isoform X2 codes for MALISAHCYPLLKPSLLTTPSSVSARTPVLRRVVRRGTRRPLQRCLCSQYADERQPPESPQQLERLFSNLNQATMKHEPGSVTSAIFLVAGTTVGAGILAIPAVTQEAGFLASAVTCIFCWLYMVVTGLLVAEVNVNTMCEIGSGGVSLVSMAMRTLGPSGVITACLSYLFIHYALLVAYVARSSDIITNSLGIPLWESATLFSLAFGGICYFGSQRLIGAVNGFLVVASGNLQWSSLLEANFAAAPQSIPIIALSFVYQNVVPVLCTNLEGNLSKVRTAIVAGTAIPLALFLVWDGVILGTLPGIAGNSNVSDPLELLRSSNGTVGPIVEAFSFLAIGTSYIGFILGLSDFLADLLKLPSGQNKPLPFLLTLLPPLVLSLLDPEIFFKALDFAGTYGVLVLFGVFPAAMSWSERYSDELEAPVPPIVPGGKFTLGVVMGGALLVIVSEIVKDIMQLQGLH; via the exons ATGGCGTTGATCTCTGCTCACTGCTACCCTCTACTGAAACCGTCGTTACTCACCACGCCTTCTTCGGTCTCCGCAAGGACACCGGTGCTCAGGCGAgtagtaagaagaggaacaaggaGGCCGCTGCAGCGATGCCTCTGTTCCCAGTACGCTGACGAACGGCAGCCGCCGGAATCGCCGCAGCAGCTGGAGCGCCTCTTCTCCAACCTCAACCAGGCGACCATGAAGCACGAGCCTG GGAGCGTCACCAGTGCCATCTTCCTTGTGGCCGGCACAACG GTTGGGGCAGGTATCCTCGCAATCCCTGCAGTCACACAAGAAGCTGGGTTCTTGGCCTCGGCAGTTACATGCATTTTCTGCTGGTTATACATG GTTGTGACAGGGCTGTTAGTTGCTGAAGTAAACGTCAATACCATGTGTGAGATAGGATCTGGAGGTGTTTCCCTG GTCTCAATGGCAATGCGCACTCTAGGGCCATCCGGAGTAATAACAGCCTG CTTATCCTATTTATTTATACATTATGCACTTCTTGTCGCATACGTGGCACGCTCTTCAGATATCATAACAAACTCATTGGGTATTCCATT ATGGGAGAGTGCTACCCTGTTTTCACTGGCTTTCGGGGGAATTTGTTACTTTGGAAG CCAGCGACTGATCGGTGCAGTAAATGGATTTCTG GTTGTGGCAAGTGGAAATCTACAGTGGAGTTCTCTTCTTGAAGCAAATTTTGCTGCTGCTCCACAAAGTATACCAATAATTGCCCTTTCATTTGTATACCAG AATGTAGTTCCTGTTCTCTGTACAAATTTGGAGGGAAACCTGTCAAAAGTACG AACAGCTATCGTAGCAGGTACTGCCATACCCCTGGCTCTGTTCCTAGTATGGGATGGTGTAATCCTGGGGACACTTCCAGGCATTGCAGGGAATAGCAATGTTTCTGATCCATTAGAACTACTGAGGTCAAGTAATGGGACAGTGGGG CCTATTGTTGAGGCATTCTCATTTCTCGCTATAGGCACATCATACATTGGATTTATTCTAGGACTCTCAGACTTCCTAGCGGACT TGCTTAAACTGCCAAGTGGCCAGAACAAACCGCTGCCATTCTTATTAACTCTGCTCCCTCCACTTGTTCTGTCCCTGCTTGATCCGGAGATATTTTTCAAAGCATTGGACTTTGCAGGAACTTATGGAG TTCTAGTACTCTTTGGAGTTTTTCCAGCAGCTATGTCTTGGTCAGAGAGATATTCAGATGAGTTGGAAGCTCCAGTACCCCCTATAGTCCCAGGAGGGAAATTTACTCTAGGAGTTGTTATGGGAGGTGCATTGCTTGTTATTGTTTCAGAGATAGTCAAGGATATAATGCAATTACAAGGACTACACTGA
- the LOC117845441 gene encoding uncharacterized protein isoform X1 — MALISAHCYPLLKPSLLTTPSSVSARTPVLRRVVRRGTRRPLQRCLCSQYADERQPPESPQQLERLFSNLNQATMKHEPGSVTSAIFLVAGTTVGAGILAIPAVTQEAGFLASAVTCIFCWLYMVVTGLLVAEVNVNTMCEIGSGGVSLVSMAMRTLGPSGVITACLSYLFIHYALLVAYVARSSDIITNSLGIPLWESATLFSLAFGGICYFGSQRLIGAVNGFLVIGILTSFTSLVVVASGNLQWSSLLEANFAAAPQSIPIIALSFVYQNVVPVLCTNLEGNLSKVRTAIVAGTAIPLALFLVWDGVILGTLPGIAGNSNVSDPLELLRSSNGTVGPIVEAFSFLAIGTSYIGFILGLSDFLADLLKLPSGQNKPLPFLLTLLPPLVLSLLDPEIFFKALDFAGTYGVLVLFGVFPAAMSWSERYSDELEAPVPPIVPGGKFTLGVVMGGALLVIVSEIVKDIMQLQGLH, encoded by the exons ATGGCGTTGATCTCTGCTCACTGCTACCCTCTACTGAAACCGTCGTTACTCACCACGCCTTCTTCGGTCTCCGCAAGGACACCGGTGCTCAGGCGAgtagtaagaagaggaacaaggaGGCCGCTGCAGCGATGCCTCTGTTCCCAGTACGCTGACGAACGGCAGCCGCCGGAATCGCCGCAGCAGCTGGAGCGCCTCTTCTCCAACCTCAACCAGGCGACCATGAAGCACGAGCCTG GGAGCGTCACCAGTGCCATCTTCCTTGTGGCCGGCACAACG GTTGGGGCAGGTATCCTCGCAATCCCTGCAGTCACACAAGAAGCTGGGTTCTTGGCCTCGGCAGTTACATGCATTTTCTGCTGGTTATACATG GTTGTGACAGGGCTGTTAGTTGCTGAAGTAAACGTCAATACCATGTGTGAGATAGGATCTGGAGGTGTTTCCCTG GTCTCAATGGCAATGCGCACTCTAGGGCCATCCGGAGTAATAACAGCCTG CTTATCCTATTTATTTATACATTATGCACTTCTTGTCGCATACGTGGCACGCTCTTCAGATATCATAACAAACTCATTGGGTATTCCATT ATGGGAGAGTGCTACCCTGTTTTCACTGGCTTTCGGGGGAATTTGTTACTTTGGAAG CCAGCGACTGATCGGTGCAGTAAATGGATTTCTGGTAATCGGCATCCTAACATCCTTCACTTCTCTTGTT GTTGTGGCAAGTGGAAATCTACAGTGGAGTTCTCTTCTTGAAGCAAATTTTGCTGCTGCTCCACAAAGTATACCAATAATTGCCCTTTCATTTGTATACCAG AATGTAGTTCCTGTTCTCTGTACAAATTTGGAGGGAAACCTGTCAAAAGTACG AACAGCTATCGTAGCAGGTACTGCCATACCCCTGGCTCTGTTCCTAGTATGGGATGGTGTAATCCTGGGGACACTTCCAGGCATTGCAGGGAATAGCAATGTTTCTGATCCATTAGAACTACTGAGGTCAAGTAATGGGACAGTGGGG CCTATTGTTGAGGCATTCTCATTTCTCGCTATAGGCACATCATACATTGGATTTATTCTAGGACTCTCAGACTTCCTAGCGGACT TGCTTAAACTGCCAAGTGGCCAGAACAAACCGCTGCCATTCTTATTAACTCTGCTCCCTCCACTTGTTCTGTCCCTGCTTGATCCGGAGATATTTTTCAAAGCATTGGACTTTGCAGGAACTTATGGAG TTCTAGTACTCTTTGGAGTTTTTCCAGCAGCTATGTCTTGGTCAGAGAGATATTCAGATGAGTTGGAAGCTCCAGTACCCCCTATAGTCCCAGGAGGGAAATTTACTCTAGGAGTTGTTATGGGAGGTGCATTGCTTGTTATTGTTTCAGAGATAGTCAAGGATATAATGCAATTACAAGGACTACACTGA
- the LOC117845441 gene encoding uncharacterized protein isoform X3, with product MALISAHCYPLLKPSLLTTPSSVSARTPVLRRVVRRGTRRPLQRCLCSQYADERQPPESPQQLERLFSNLNQATMKHEPGSVTSAIFLVAGTTVGAGILAIPAVTQEAGFLASAVTCIFCWLYMVVTGLLVAEVNVNTMCEIGSGGVSLLILFIYTLCTSCRIRGTLFRYHNKLIGWESATLFSLAFGGICYFGSQRLIGAVNGFLVIGILTSFTSLVVVASGNLQWSSLLEANFAAAPQSIPIIALSFVYQNVVPVLCTNLEGNLSKVRTAIVAGTAIPLALFLVWDGVILGTLPGIAGNSNVSDPLELLRSSNGTVGPIVEAFSFLAIGTSYIGFILGLSDFLADLLKLPSGQNKPLPFLLTLLPPLVLSLLDPEIFFKALDFAGTYGVLVLFGVFPAAMSWSERYSDELEAPVPPIVPGGKFTLGVVMGGALLVIVSEIVKDIMQLQGLH from the exons ATGGCGTTGATCTCTGCTCACTGCTACCCTCTACTGAAACCGTCGTTACTCACCACGCCTTCTTCGGTCTCCGCAAGGACACCGGTGCTCAGGCGAgtagtaagaagaggaacaaggaGGCCGCTGCAGCGATGCCTCTGTTCCCAGTACGCTGACGAACGGCAGCCGCCGGAATCGCCGCAGCAGCTGGAGCGCCTCTTCTCCAACCTCAACCAGGCGACCATGAAGCACGAGCCTG GGAGCGTCACCAGTGCCATCTTCCTTGTGGCCGGCACAACG GTTGGGGCAGGTATCCTCGCAATCCCTGCAGTCACACAAGAAGCTGGGTTCTTGGCCTCGGCAGTTACATGCATTTTCTGCTGGTTATACATG GTTGTGACAGGGCTGTTAGTTGCTGAAGTAAACGTCAATACCATGTGTGAGATAGGATCTGGAGGTGTTTCCCTG CTTATCCTATTTATTTATACATTATGCACTTCTTGTCGCATACGTGGCACGCTCTTCAGATATCATAACAAACTCATTGG ATGGGAGAGTGCTACCCTGTTTTCACTGGCTTTCGGGGGAATTTGTTACTTTGGAAG CCAGCGACTGATCGGTGCAGTAAATGGATTTCTGGTAATCGGCATCCTAACATCCTTCACTTCTCTTGTT GTTGTGGCAAGTGGAAATCTACAGTGGAGTTCTCTTCTTGAAGCAAATTTTGCTGCTGCTCCACAAAGTATACCAATAATTGCCCTTTCATTTGTATACCAG AATGTAGTTCCTGTTCTCTGTACAAATTTGGAGGGAAACCTGTCAAAAGTACG AACAGCTATCGTAGCAGGTACTGCCATACCCCTGGCTCTGTTCCTAGTATGGGATGGTGTAATCCTGGGGACACTTCCAGGCATTGCAGGGAATAGCAATGTTTCTGATCCATTAGAACTACTGAGGTCAAGTAATGGGACAGTGGGG CCTATTGTTGAGGCATTCTCATTTCTCGCTATAGGCACATCATACATTGGATTTATTCTAGGACTCTCAGACTTCCTAGCGGACT TGCTTAAACTGCCAAGTGGCCAGAACAAACCGCTGCCATTCTTATTAACTCTGCTCCCTCCACTTGTTCTGTCCCTGCTTGATCCGGAGATATTTTTCAAAGCATTGGACTTTGCAGGAACTTATGGAG TTCTAGTACTCTTTGGAGTTTTTCCAGCAGCTATGTCTTGGTCAGAGAGATATTCAGATGAGTTGGAAGCTCCAGTACCCCCTATAGTCCCAGGAGGGAAATTTACTCTAGGAGTTGTTATGGGAGGTGCATTGCTTGTTATTGTTTCAGAGATAGTCAAGGATATAATGCAATTACAAGGACTACACTGA